The proteins below are encoded in one region of Vicinamibacterales bacterium:
- a CDS encoding cytochrome c oxidase subunit 3 family protein, producing the protein MPKHESSSALVPDENAAPASDPALRHHFDDLAQQHEAATLGMWLFLATEVMFFGGLFSAYMIYRVWYPGTWGDASRTLDITLGTVNTIVLITSSLTMALAVHAAATNERRKVMSFLVVTMVLGVAFLGIKSFEYYQKFAEHHVPGLDFRFEGQAPERANLFFSLYFAMTGLHALHMIIGLGILSVILYMAWRGRFTEAWHTPVEISGLYWHFVDIIWIFLFPLLYLVDRHR; encoded by the coding sequence TTGCCTAAGCATGAATCGTCCAGCGCGCTCGTCCCCGACGAGAACGCCGCGCCGGCGTCCGACCCGGCGCTCAGGCACCACTTCGACGACCTCGCCCAGCAGCACGAGGCGGCCACGCTTGGCATGTGGCTCTTCCTGGCGACCGAGGTGATGTTCTTCGGCGGCCTGTTCTCCGCGTACATGATCTATCGCGTCTGGTATCCGGGCACGTGGGGCGACGCCAGCCGCACACTCGACATCACGCTCGGGACGGTCAATACGATCGTCCTCATCACGAGCAGCCTGACGATGGCGCTCGCCGTGCATGCCGCCGCCACGAACGAACGGCGCAAGGTAATGTCGTTCCTCGTCGTGACGATGGTCCTGGGCGTTGCGTTCCTGGGGATCAAGAGCTTCGAGTATTACCAGAAGTTCGCCGAACACCACGTCCCTGGTCTCGACTTCCGGTTCGAAGGCCAGGCGCCGGAACGCGCAAACCTCTTCTTCTCGCTCTATTTCGCGATGACGGGCCTGCACGCACTGCACATGATCATCGGCCTCGGCATCCTGTCGGTGATTCTGTATATGGCCTGGAGAGGCAGGTTCACCGAAGCGTGGCATACGCCCGTCGAAATCAGCGGCCTCTACTGGCACTTCGTCGACATCATCTGGATCTTCCTGTTTCCGTTGCTGTACCTGGTGGACAGGCACAGATAG
- the ctaD gene encoding cytochrome c oxidase subunit I: MDTDTLALPRTHYLNAEFGLASWLLTTDHKRIGLLFLGSISMFFVLGGIFAGMIRLELLTPPGDLVSDDTYNKLFTMHGIVMIFMFLIPSIPSVMGNFFVPIMIGARDLAFPRLNLLSWYIFMIGGCFTLYAIVTGGVDTGWTFYTPFSTMASTSNVMAAAVGIFIMGFSSILTGLNFIVTIHTMRAPGMTWFRMPLFLWAMYATSLINVLGTPVLAITIVSVALERAFHLGIFDPAYGGDPLLFQHLFWFYSHPAVYIMILPSMGIVSELIAAFSRKNIFGYTFVAFSSLAIAVFGFLVWGHHMFVAGMSVYGAMIFSVLSFLVAVPSAVKVFNWTATLYKGSVSYQTPMLYALGFIGLFTIGGLTGLFLASLGIDVHVTDTYFVVAHFHYIMVGGALMGYLGGLHYWWPKMTGRMYPDLWGRVAAVVTFLGFNLTFFPQFILGYLGMPRRYHAYPPEFQALNVLSTAGASVMGIGYLMPAIYLFWSLKYGPIAGPNPWGAKGLEWTTPSPPPTFNFDETPVVTEPAYAYDTVEKKLA, encoded by the coding sequence ATGGACACGGATACTCTCGCACTCCCTCGGACGCACTATCTCAACGCGGAGTTCGGCCTCGCGTCGTGGCTCCTGACGACCGACCACAAGCGCATCGGCCTGTTGTTCCTCGGCAGCATCTCGATGTTCTTCGTGCTCGGCGGGATCTTCGCGGGGATGATCCGCCTCGAACTGCTGACGCCGCCTGGCGATCTCGTGTCGGACGACACCTACAACAAGCTCTTTACGATGCATGGCATCGTGATGATCTTCATGTTCCTGATCCCGTCGATTCCGTCGGTGATGGGGAACTTCTTCGTGCCGATCATGATCGGTGCGCGTGACCTCGCGTTCCCGCGGCTGAACCTGCTGAGCTGGTACATCTTCATGATTGGCGGGTGCTTCACGCTCTACGCCATCGTCACCGGCGGCGTGGACACTGGCTGGACGTTCTACACGCCCTTCAGCACGATGGCCTCGACGAGCAACGTGATGGCCGCTGCGGTCGGCATCTTCATCATGGGGTTCTCGTCGATCCTCACGGGGTTGAACTTCATCGTCACGATCCACACCATGCGGGCTCCGGGCATGACCTGGTTCCGGATGCCGTTGTTCCTGTGGGCGATGTACGCGACGAGCCTGATCAACGTCCTCGGCACCCCGGTCCTGGCCATCACCATCGTGTCGGTGGCGCTCGAGCGGGCGTTCCACCTGGGTATCTTCGATCCCGCCTACGGCGGTGACCCGCTGCTCTTCCAGCACCTGTTCTGGTTCTACTCGCACCCGGCCGTCTACATCATGATTCTCCCATCCATGGGCATCGTGAGCGAACTGATCGCCGCCTTCTCGCGAAAGAACATCTTCGGCTACACCTTCGTCGCCTTCTCGAGCCTGGCGATCGCGGTGTTCGGCTTCCTGGTGTGGGGCCACCACATGTTCGTGGCCGGAATGTCGGTCTACGGCGCGATGATCTTCTCCGTCCTGAGCTTCCTCGTGGCCGTGCCGTCGGCCGTGAAGGTGTTCAACTGGACGGCCACCCTGTACAAGGGCTCGGTGTCGTACCAGACCCCCATGCTGTACGCGCTCGGTTTCATCGGCCTGTTCACGATTGGCGGCCTGACCGGCCTGTTCCTCGCATCGCTCGGCATCGACGTCCACGTGACCGACACGTATTTCGTCGTCGCACACTTCCACTACATCATGGTCGGCGGAGCCCTGATGGGGTATCTCGGCGGTCTCCACTACTGGTGGCCGAAGATGACGGGCCGAATGTACCCGGATCTCTGGGGGCGCGTCGCCGCCGTCGTCACGTTCCTGGGCTTCAACCTGACGTTCTTCCCGCAGTTCATCCTCGGCTACCTGGGCATGCCGCGGCGCTACCATGCCTATCCGCCCGAGTTCCAGGCGTTGAACGTCTTGTCCACGGCGGGCGCCTCGGTGATGGGCATCGGTTACCTGATGCCGGCAATCTACCTGTTCTGGTCGTTGAAGTACGGCCCGATCGCCGGGCCGAATCCGTGGGGCGCCAAGGGGCTGGAGTGGACGACGCCATCTCCGCCGCCGACGTTCAATTTCGACGAGACGCCCGTGGTCACCGAGCCGGCGTACGCGTACGACACGGTGGAGAAGAAGCTTGCCTAA
- the coxB gene encoding cytochrome c oxidase subunit II: MPELPLFPTQASTMAGKVDALYFFLVSVSAFFVVLVAALIIFFAIRYRRRAHGEVGAKVIPSLALELTWTIIPLGLGLVMFFWGANVYFVESRPPAETLDIYVVGKQWMWRFQHLDGQREINELHVPVGRAVRLTGTSEDVIHSFFVPAFRMKADIIPGRYTTLWFNATKTGRYHLFCAEYCGTRHSGMIGTIVVMEPSEYQAWLAGGGGEGSLVSQGQKLFQDLACITCHRADGEGRGPILDGVYGSKVDLVDGRIVVADDAYIRESVLSPSAKVVAGFQPIMPTFQGLVSEEQLLSLIEYVKSLKGRELNTTKK, from the coding sequence ATGCCCGAGCTGCCGCTGTTTCCGACGCAAGCCTCCACGATGGCCGGGAAGGTCGATGCACTCTACTTCTTCCTGGTCTCGGTGAGCGCCTTCTTCGTGGTGCTCGTGGCGGCCCTCATCATCTTCTTTGCGATCCGCTACCGCCGCCGCGCGCACGGCGAAGTCGGCGCGAAGGTCATCCCATCGCTGGCACTCGAACTCACCTGGACAATCATCCCGCTCGGCCTCGGCCTGGTGATGTTCTTCTGGGGCGCGAACGTGTACTTCGTCGAGTCGCGACCGCCCGCCGAGACGCTCGACATCTATGTCGTCGGAAAGCAGTGGATGTGGAGGTTCCAGCACCTCGACGGTCAGCGCGAGATCAACGAACTGCACGTGCCGGTCGGGCGCGCGGTGCGATTGACGGGCACATCCGAGGACGTCATCCACTCGTTCTTCGTCCCGGCGTTCCGCATGAAGGCGGACATCATCCCGGGCCGATACACAACGCTCTGGTTCAACGCGACCAAGACCGGGCGCTACCACCTCTTCTGCGCCGAATACTGTGGCACCAGGCACTCCGGCATGATCGGCACGATTGTCGTCATGGAGCCGAGCGAGTACCAGGCCTGGCTGGCCGGCGGGGGCGGCGAAGGGTCGCTCGTGTCGCAGGGACAGAAGCTGTTCCAGGATCTCGCGTGCATCACCTGCCACCGAGCGGATGGAGAAGGTCGCGGCCCGATCCTGGACGGCGTGTACGGTTCCAAGGTCGATCTGGTGGATGGCCGCATCGTCGTTGCCGACGATGCGTATATCCGCGAGTCGGTGCTGTCGCCGTCGGCAAAAGTCGTGGCAGGCTTTCAGCCGATCATGCCGACCTTCCAGGGGTTGGTCAGCGAAGAGCAACTGCTGTCGCTCATCGAGTACGTGAAATCGCTCAAGGGCCGCGAGCTGAACACCACCAAGAAGTGA
- a CDS encoding SCO family protein: MNHRFSAVASFMVVALLVAHGGWAQYNGVPRSGMMTKGSAPAGITPDELKKVAFDQNLGVQVPLDLPFIDETGRAVHLRQYFTGRPVVLALVYYECPMLCTQALNGLTKSLKVLALEPGRDYAIVTVSFNPNETPTQAAGKKDQYVARLNKPGTADAWHFLTGNDASIRLLTDTVGFHYVYDAPTKQYAHPTGIIVLTPEGKTSKYIYGIDYGPRDIRLALVEASDHKVGTPVDRLLLYCYHYDPTSGKYGLVLLNVIRLGGLVTLVSLGAFILLMRSRERRIHAGQSGPPSQVAN, translated from the coding sequence ATGAATCACCGATTCTCGGCTGTCGCCTCGTTCATGGTCGTCGCGTTGCTCGTGGCCCACGGCGGGTGGGCGCAGTACAACGGCGTGCCCCGCTCGGGGATGATGACCAAGGGGTCGGCCCCCGCCGGGATCACCCCCGATGAACTCAAGAAGGTCGCGTTCGATCAGAACCTGGGCGTCCAGGTACCGCTCGACCTCCCGTTCATCGACGAAACCGGCCGCGCCGTGCATCTGCGCCAGTACTTCACCGGCCGGCCGGTGGTCCTCGCGCTCGTCTACTACGAGTGCCCGATGCTCTGCACGCAGGCGCTCAACGGCCTGACGAAGTCGCTGAAGGTGCTGGCCCTCGAGCCCGGCCGCGACTACGCCATCGTCACGGTCAGCTTCAACCCGAACGAGACGCCAACACAGGCTGCCGGGAAGAAGGATCAGTACGTCGCCAGGCTGAACAAGCCCGGCACGGCCGACGCCTGGCACTTTCTGACGGGCAACGACGCGTCGATCCGCCTGCTGACCGACACCGTGGGGTTCCACTACGTCTACGATGCGCCGACCAAGCAGTACGCCCATCCGACCGGCATCATCGTGCTCACGCCTGAAGGCAAGACGTCGAAATACATCTACGGTATCGATTACGGGCCGCGCGACATTCGGCTGGCGCTCGTGGAAGCGTCCGACCACAAGGTCGGCACGCCGGTCGACCGGCTCCTGCTCTACTGCTATCACTACGACCCGACGAGCGGGAAGTACGGATTGGTCCTGCTCAACGTCATCCGGCTGGGTGGGCTGGTCACCCTCGTGTCGCTCGGTGCATTCATCCTGCTGATGCGATCGCGCGAAAGGCGGATCCACGCCGGGCAGAGCGGACCGCCCTCGCAGGTGGCGAACTGA
- a CDS encoding cytochrome c, producing the protein MRRKDHHPRRALALAGLAALLVAGGCRQDMHNQPKFIPLRASDFYADHRSARPVVEGTVARGFLAEDELLNTGKTNGQLATEFPFPVTADTMARGQDRFNIFCAPCHDRTGRGDGMIVRRGYRQPPSYHIDRLRQAPIGHFFDVMTNGFGAMSDYRTQIPVRDRWAIVAYIRALQLSQHATLNDVPVEERNRLAPGTGR; encoded by the coding sequence TTGAGGCGTAAGGACCATCATCCCCGACGTGCGCTGGCTCTGGCGGGGCTGGCGGCCCTGCTCGTCGCGGGGGGCTGTCGGCAGGACATGCACAACCAGCCGAAGTTCATCCCGCTCCGCGCGAGCGACTTCTATGCCGATCACCGGTCGGCGAGGCCGGTGGTCGAAGGCACGGTCGCGCGCGGCTTTCTCGCCGAAGACGAACTGCTCAACACCGGGAAGACGAACGGCCAACTGGCGACCGAGTTCCCCTTCCCGGTCACGGCCGACACGATGGCGCGCGGCCAGGACCGCTTCAACATCTTCTGCGCGCCCTGCCACGACAGGACGGGCCGCGGCGACGGGATGATCGTACGCCGGGGGTACCGGCAGCCGCCGTCCTATCACATCGACCGTCTCCGTCAGGCACCGATTGGCCATTTCTTCGATGTCATGACCAACGGCTTCGGAGCGATGTCCGACTATCGGACGCAGATCCCGGTCCGCGATCGCTGGGCGATTGTCGCCTATATTCGGGCGCTGCAACTCAGTCAGCACGCGACACTGAACGACGTTCCGGTTGAAGAACGGAACAGACTCGCACCAGGAACCGGTCGATGA
- a CDS encoding DUF3341 domain-containing protein, producing MAHIAVPHEPRLYGLMAEFDNPDTLVAASRRARVEGYRNMDAYTPFPVEELNDALGLHSTKVPLLVLIGGIVGGLSGYGLQYWVATIAYPLNVGGRPLHSWPSFIPVTFEMTVLVAALTAVFGMFALNKLPMPYHPVFNVPRFALATRDRFFLCIEAADPKFDRESTRRFLESFAPREVTDVEA from the coding sequence ATGGCGCACATCGCAGTTCCGCACGAGCCGCGGCTCTATGGCTTGATGGCGGAGTTCGACAACCCCGACACGCTCGTCGCGGCAAGCCGCCGCGCACGGGTCGAGGGCTACCGCAACATGGACGCGTACACGCCGTTCCCGGTCGAGGAACTGAACGACGCGCTCGGCCTCCATTCGACGAAGGTGCCGCTGCTGGTGCTCATCGGCGGAATCGTGGGCGGGTTGTCGGGCTACGGTCTGCAGTACTGGGTGGCGACGATCGCGTATCCGCTCAATGTGGGTGGACGGCCGCTTCACAGCTGGCCGTCGTTCATCCCGGTGACCTTCGAGATGACGGTGCTCGTGGCCGCCCTGACGGCGGTGTTCGGCATGTTCGCGCTCAACAAGCTGCCGATGCCGTACCACCCGGTGTTCAACGTGCCGCGGTTTGCGCTGGCGACGCGCGACAGGTTCTTCCTCTGCATCGAGGCGGCCGATCCGAAGTTCGACCGGGAATCGACGCGCCGGTTCCTGGAGAGCTTCGCTCCTCGCGAGGTGACCGACGTTGAGGCGTAA
- the nrfD gene encoding NrfD/PsrC family molybdoenzyme membrane anchor subunit has product MSPVSHQHPPDPPSSAALAEPPVIAPGHTFATITDKISAIVLTRRTPVGWLIGLAIGMALTALFLLAVTWLFIKGVGIWGINIPVGWGFAIVNFVWWIGIGHAGTLISAILLLLHQRWRTSINRFAEAMTLFAVSCAGVFPILHTGRPWLAYWLFPYPNSMSVWPQFRSPLIWDVFAVSTYATVSALFWFVGLVPDVATLRDRSTSPVGRVIYGVLALGWRGSARHWARYETAYLLLAGLATPLVISVHTVVSFDFAIAIVPGWHTTIFPPYFVAGAIYSGFAMVLTLAIPIRAAYGLKDFITDRHLENMAKIMLATGLIVAYGYSLEAFMAWYSGNTYERFMYWNRVTGPYWPAFWALIATNIAIPQLLWLKKVRRNTPLLFGIALIVNTGMWLERFVIVVTSLHRDFLPSSWGMYYPTIWDWFTYVGTLGLFVTLLFLFLRFLPMISIFEMRTLLPESHVKEKV; this is encoded by the coding sequence ATGTCCCCTGTCTCGCACCAGCACCCGCCCGATCCGCCCTCGTCGGCGGCGCTCGCCGAGCCGCCGGTGATTGCGCCGGGCCACACCTTCGCCACGATTACTGACAAGATCAGCGCGATCGTCCTCACGCGGCGGACGCCCGTCGGCTGGCTGATTGGCCTGGCGATCGGAATGGCGCTCACGGCGCTGTTCCTCCTGGCCGTCACCTGGCTGTTCATCAAGGGTGTCGGCATCTGGGGCATCAATATTCCCGTGGGGTGGGGCTTCGCGATCGTCAACTTCGTCTGGTGGATCGGGATTGGGCATGCGGGCACGCTCATCTCCGCCATTCTGCTGCTCCTGCACCAGCGATGGCGGACGTCGATCAACCGGTTCGCGGAAGCGATGACGCTGTTCGCCGTGTCCTGCGCGGGGGTGTTCCCGATCCTCCACACCGGCCGCCCCTGGCTCGCGTACTGGTTGTTCCCGTATCCGAACTCGATGTCGGTCTGGCCGCAGTTCCGGAGTCCGTTGATCTGGGACGTGTTCGCCGTGTCCACCTATGCGACGGTGTCGGCGCTGTTCTGGTTCGTCGGTCTCGTGCCCGACGTCGCGACGCTGCGTGATCGGTCGACGTCGCCTGTCGGGCGGGTGATCTACGGCGTGCTCGCGTTGGGCTGGCGTGGCTCGGCGCGTCACTGGGCCCGCTACGAGACGGCGTACCTGCTGCTGGCGGGACTGGCCACGCCGCTCGTCATCTCCGTTCACACGGTCGTCAGCTTCGACTTCGCGATTGCGATCGTTCCGGGCTGGCACACGACGATCTTCCCGCCCTACTTCGTGGCGGGGGCCATCTACTCCGGCTTTGCCATGGTCCTGACGCTGGCCATTCCGATCCGCGCCGCGTACGGCCTGAAGGACTTCATCACCGATCGCCACCTCGAGAACATGGCGAAGATCATGCTGGCCACGGGCCTGATCGTGGCCTACGGATACAGCCTCGAGGCCTTCATGGCGTGGTACAGCGGCAACACGTACGAGCGGTTCATGTACTGGAACCGCGTCACCGGTCCCTACTGGCCCGCGTTCTGGGCGCTGATTGCGACCAACATCGCGATCCCGCAGTTGCTGTGGCTGAAGAAGGTACGACGGAACACGCCGCTGCTGTTCGGCATCGCGCTGATTGTGAACACCGGCATGTGGCTGGAGCGTTTCGTCATCGTGGTGACGAGCCTGCACCGCGACTTCCTGCCGTCCTCGTGGGGCATGTACTACCCGACGATCTGGGACTGGTTCACGTATGTGGGGACCCTCGGTCTGTTCGTGACGCTGCTGTTCCTGTTCCTGCGCTTCTTGCCGATGATCTCGATCTTCGAGATGCGCACGCTGCTGCCGGAATCGCACGTCAAGGAGAAGGTGTAG
- a CDS encoding TAT-variant-translocated molybdopterin oxidoreductase, translating into MNDDAKTFDLKVVRSRLQGTSGPEYWRSLDELADTPEFQELLHREFPQGASEMIDPVSRRTFVKLMGASLALAGVTACTRQPAETIVPYVRQPEEIVPGRPLYFATAMPLAGYAVPVLVESHEGRPTKIEGNPEHPVTRGSTDVFAQASILGLYDPDRSQTLTYRGEIRAWGAFLSAITSAVDARRAVGGDGIRVLTGSITSPTLASQLQQLVAEFPALKWHQWEPAGRDQAREGSRLAFGEYVDVQYHLDRAEVILTLDADVLGCGPDSLRHARAFATGRRLTGGRREMNRLYVVECTPSQTGSVADHRLPIQASAVGSFALALAAALGVPGAPDPASVRSFANWVGPIARDLQRHRGTGLVVAGDEQPAAVHALVHAINQSLGNVGQTVTYITPVEASPTDQLASLRQLVADMQAGHVDTLIIVDSNPVYTAPADFAFGERLMGKVSRRIHVGLYHDETAALCHWHVPAAHYLESWSDARAADGTVSLIQPLIAPLYNGRTAHEVIGAMSSRTAGQSAHDLVRAYWQQRIGTEGAVFDRFWRKSLHDGMVPDTAAAVKLVSAKPVDPTAIPRPGHGREIVFRADPSVFDGRFANNGWLQELPKPHTKLTWDNAVLVSPSTADRLGVHQEDVVELGYRGRHVKGTVWVLPGQAPDSITVHLGYGRTRAGRVGTGAGFSAYTIRTSRALWFERGLEIRPTGERAQLASTQNEQAMQGRAIVRSAPLDVFLKTPGFAHLQGEAPRKDDTLYPEHAYNGYKWGMAIDLNTCIGCNACVVACQAENNIPVVGKTEVSRGHKMHWLRVDRYYTGEPDNPTAFNQPVPCMQCENAPCEVVCPTAATVHSAEGLNDMVYNRCVGTRYCSNNCPYKVRRFNFLLYQDWNTPTLKMLRNPDVTVRSRGVMEKCTYCVQRINAAKIEAETENRPVRDGEIVTACEAVCPAQAIVFGDLNDPGSRVAKLKADPLNYGLLEELNTRPRTTYLAAVRNPNPDMPDARTVGAER; encoded by the coding sequence ATGAACGACGACGCGAAGACGTTCGATCTGAAGGTGGTGCGCTCGCGGCTGCAGGGCACGAGCGGCCCAGAGTACTGGCGGAGCCTCGACGAGTTGGCCGACACGCCGGAATTCCAGGAACTGCTGCACCGGGAATTTCCGCAGGGCGCGTCCGAGATGATCGATCCCGTGAGTCGTCGTACCTTCGTGAAGCTGATGGGCGCCTCGCTCGCGCTGGCCGGTGTCACGGCCTGCACGCGGCAGCCCGCCGAGACGATCGTGCCCTACGTGCGGCAGCCCGAGGAAATCGTCCCGGGCAGGCCGCTGTACTTCGCTACCGCCATGCCGCTGGCGGGGTATGCCGTGCCGGTGCTCGTCGAGAGCCACGAAGGGCGTCCGACGAAGATCGAGGGCAACCCTGAACACCCCGTGACGCGCGGCTCGACCGACGTCTTCGCTCAGGCCTCGATTCTCGGCCTCTACGACCCCGACCGGTCGCAGACGTTGACGTATCGCGGCGAAATCAGGGCCTGGGGTGCGTTCCTGAGCGCCATCACGTCCGCGGTGGACGCCAGGCGCGCTGTCGGTGGCGACGGCATCCGGGTTCTCACCGGTTCGATTACGTCGCCGACGCTTGCGAGCCAACTCCAGCAACTCGTGGCCGAATTCCCGGCGCTCAAGTGGCACCAATGGGAACCGGCTGGCCGCGACCAGGCGCGCGAGGGATCCCGGCTGGCGTTCGGCGAATACGTGGACGTTCAGTACCACCTCGACCGGGCGGAGGTGATCCTGACGCTCGACGCGGATGTCCTCGGCTGCGGCCCTGACAGCCTGCGTCACGCGCGGGCGTTCGCCACCGGCCGCCGTCTGACTGGCGGCCGCCGGGAGATGAACCGGCTGTACGTCGTCGAGTGCACGCCGTCGCAGACCGGTTCGGTTGCCGATCATCGGTTGCCGATCCAGGCGAGCGCGGTCGGAAGTTTCGCGCTGGCACTGGCGGCGGCGCTCGGCGTGCCGGGCGCTCCGGATCCCGCGTCGGTGCGCAGCTTCGCGAACTGGGTCGGGCCGATTGCGCGCGATCTCCAGCGGCACCGGGGCACGGGCCTCGTGGTTGCCGGTGACGAACAGCCGGCCGCGGTTCATGCGCTGGTCCACGCGATCAACCAGTCGCTCGGCAATGTCGGCCAGACGGTCACCTACATCACGCCGGTCGAGGCCAGTCCCACCGATCAGCTCGCCTCCCTGCGGCAGCTCGTAGCCGACATGCAGGCGGGCCACGTGGACACCCTCATCATCGTCGACAGCAACCCGGTCTACACGGCGCCGGCGGATTTCGCGTTCGGCGAACGCCTGATGGGCAAGGTGTCGCGACGGATTCACGTCGGCCTCTACCACGACGAGACTGCGGCGCTCTGTCACTGGCACGTTCCCGCCGCGCACTATCTCGAGTCGTGGAGCGACGCTCGCGCGGCCGACGGCACCGTCTCGCTGATCCAGCCGCTGATCGCGCCACTCTACAACGGCCGGACCGCGCACGAAGTCATCGGCGCGATGTCGTCGCGGACGGCCGGTCAGTCCGCGCACGACCTGGTGCGGGCGTACTGGCAGCAGCGGATCGGCACCGAAGGCGCGGTGTTCGACCGCTTCTGGCGCAAGTCGCTTCACGACGGGATGGTGCCGGACACGGCGGCGGCGGTGAAGTTGGTGAGCGCGAAGCCGGTGGATCCGACCGCCATTCCGCGGCCCGGCCATGGGCGCGAGATCGTGTTCCGCGCCGACCCTTCGGTGTTCGACGGCCGGTTCGCGAACAACGGCTGGCTGCAGGAATTGCCGAAGCCGCATACGAAGCTCACGTGGGACAACGCGGTCCTGGTCAGCCCGTCGACGGCCGATCGCCTCGGCGTGCATCAGGAGGACGTGGTCGAGCTCGGCTATCGCGGACGGCACGTGAAAGGCACGGTGTGGGTCTTGCCGGGCCAGGCGCCAGACTCGATCACCGTGCATCTCGGCTACGGCCGGACCCGCGCGGGCCGTGTTGGGACGGGCGCCGGGTTCAGCGCCTACACGATTCGGACGAGCCGGGCGCTCTGGTTCGAGCGCGGCCTCGAGATCAGACCGACGGGCGAACGCGCGCAACTGGCGTCCACGCAGAACGAGCAAGCGATGCAGGGCCGCGCAATCGTGAGGTCCGCACCGCTCGACGTATTCCTGAAGACGCCGGGCTTCGCGCACCTGCAGGGCGAGGCGCCTCGCAAGGATGACACGCTGTATCCCGAGCACGCCTACAACGGCTACAAGTGGGGCATGGCCATCGATTTGAACACGTGCATCGGCTGCAATGCGTGCGTGGTGGCCTGCCAGGCGGAGAACAACATTCCCGTCGTCGGCAAGACCGAGGTCAGCCGCGGCCACAAGATGCACTGGCTGCGCGTCGACCGCTACTACACCGGCGAGCCGGACAACCCGACGGCGTTCAACCAGCCCGTGCCGTGCATGCAGTGCGAGAACGCACCGTGCGAGGTGGTCTGCCCGACGGCGGCGACCGTCCATAGCGCGGAGGGGTTGAACGACATGGTCTACAACCGCTGCGTGGGGACGCGATATTGCTCGAACAACTGTCCCTACAAGGTGCGGCGGTTCAACTTCCTGCTGTACCAGGACTGGAACACCCCGACGCTGAAGATGCTCCGCAATCCGGACGTGACGGTTCGGAGCCGGGGCGTCATGGAGAAGTGCACCTACTGCGTGCAGCGGATCAACGCGGCGAAGATCGAGGCCGAGACGGAGAATCGCCCGGTGCGGGATGGAGAGATCGTGACCGCGTGCGAGGCGGTGTGCCCGGCGCAGGCGATCGTGTTCGGTGATCTGAACGATCCGGGCAGCCGGGTCGCGAAGCTCAAGGCCGATCCGCTGAACTACGGCTTGCTCGAGGAACTCAATACGCGGCCGCGCACGACCTACCTGGCGGCGGTCAGGAATCCGAATCCCGACATGCCGGACGCTCGCACGGTCGGGGCGGAGAGGTAA
- a CDS encoding cytochrome c3 family protein, whose amino-acid sequence MAQTFHRGANTIFVVSLIGLVLLVGGLVGLAYALQSSPWVTRAFDARAQPIQFSHERHVAGNGIDCRYCHTSVETSAFAGIPPTKTCMNCHSQIFADQPFLEPVRASFRENRSIEWTRVHDLPDFVYFNHSIHVNKGVGCSTCHGRVDRMPLMFQVQTLQMSWCLECHRNPEQYVRPRAAVYQMNYRAPSDQLALGRQLVAEYRIQKLTSCSTCHR is encoded by the coding sequence ATGGCGCAAACCTTCCATCGCGGCGCGAACACCATCTTCGTGGTGAGCCTGATCGGGTTGGTCCTCCTCGTCGGAGGCCTGGTCGGTCTGGCGTACGCGCTCCAGAGTTCGCCCTGGGTGACGCGCGCCTTCGATGCGCGCGCGCAGCCGATCCAGTTCAGCCACGAGCGGCACGTGGCCGGTAACGGCATCGACTGCCGCTACTGTCACACGTCGGTCGAGACGTCGGCGTTCGCGGGGATTCCGCCGACGAAGACCTGCATGAACTGCCATTCGCAGATCTTCGCGGACCAGCCCTTCCTCGAGCCGGTGCGCGCGAGCTTCCGCGAGAATCGGTCGATCGAGTGGACGCGGGTGCACGACTTGCCAGATTTCGTCTACTTCAATCACAGCATTCACGTGAACAAGGGTGTGGGCTGCTCCACCTGCCACGGGCGCGTGGACCGAATGCCGCTCATGTTCCAGGTGCAGACGCTCCAGATGTCGTGGTGCCTCGAATGCCACCGGAACCCGGAGCAATACGTCCGACCACGGGCGGCGGTCTATCAGATGAACTATCGGGCGCCGTCCGACCAACTCGCGCTCGGCCGCCAGTTGGTTGCGGAATACAGGATCCAGAAGCTGACGAGTTGCTCGACGTGCCACAGGTAG